A genomic segment from Candidatus Baltobacteraceae bacterium encodes:
- a CDS encoding GAF domain-containing protein: protein MRRTVVRTVCIVTLTAVAFVIIGSDLALPWHPYGWFGFLVTDGNIVTMATPVAGNAVRDGDRIDLHRLSPEDRLRLTRSDPTGYVLKLPLISKREVTIVAQPLVRSLADNVTDVIEVLATLAYIVIAALLVLLRPAPSTWAFFGFSYGFCIFAATPSTWPFPFAIAFLTLWLISSGISGAAFVSFALRFPDSEPSRVGRVVERALLLGLSPVLVAVSLYGFLAYVFAGNYVSAVRPAVVVTAEVVFAFGIVVLMSRYFLAKVAERNRLRWVVFAFAVAYLPDLNLEALFGAGVVLIPVPSPELINICQAWQVLAPIALAYTVLRHRLFDVRFVVSRALVYVFMTSLVVGAIALVDWAFSRWLAESRFALLAELALALLFGVMLTLLHRRIEHFLNGVVFRTQLLALQALRRFAQEVDLISDPHRLLSQTYEALRVRIECDYAAIYTADGASFVLATPPEPHTPMVMAGDDFAVLRLRRWSEPFECEDPEHPLRAALFVPMVARMQLVGFIVCGPKRDRTHYLPDEIDTLTTLAHRAGSAYLWLTLRPDETGRALPTLHPEGG from the coding sequence ATGAGACGAACCGTCGTTAGGACCGTCTGCATCGTCACGCTTACCGCGGTCGCCTTCGTCATCATCGGATCCGATCTCGCTCTTCCGTGGCATCCATACGGGTGGTTCGGGTTCTTGGTCACCGACGGCAATATCGTAACCATGGCAACGCCGGTCGCGGGCAACGCCGTTCGCGACGGCGATCGGATCGATCTGCACCGGTTGAGCCCGGAGGATCGCCTGCGGTTGACGCGGTCGGACCCGACCGGCTACGTTTTGAAGCTGCCCCTCATCTCGAAGCGAGAAGTTACGATAGTCGCGCAGCCCTTAGTGCGCAGCCTAGCGGACAATGTTACCGATGTCATCGAGGTGCTGGCGACGCTCGCATACATCGTCATCGCCGCCCTCTTGGTTCTGCTGCGCCCGGCGCCCTCGACGTGGGCGTTTTTCGGATTCTCGTACGGCTTTTGCATCTTTGCGGCGACGCCCAGCACCTGGCCGTTTCCTTTTGCCATCGCTTTCCTGACGTTATGGTTGATAAGCAGCGGAATCTCGGGCGCTGCGTTCGTTTCGTTTGCGCTGCGCTTTCCCGATAGTGAGCCGAGTCGCGTCGGGCGCGTCGTCGAGCGTGCGCTGCTGCTCGGTCTTAGTCCGGTTTTGGTCGCCGTGTCGCTGTACGGTTTTCTGGCCTACGTGTTTGCGGGGAACTACGTTTCCGCGGTGCGTCCGGCGGTCGTCGTCACCGCTGAAGTGGTCTTCGCGTTTGGCATCGTCGTTTTGATGTCGCGCTACTTTCTTGCGAAGGTTGCCGAGCGCAACCGGCTGCGTTGGGTCGTGTTCGCGTTTGCAGTTGCCTACCTCCCCGATCTCAACTTGGAGGCTCTTTTCGGAGCCGGGGTCGTCCTGATTCCGGTACCGAGCCCCGAATTGATCAATATATGCCAAGCCTGGCAAGTGCTCGCACCTATAGCGCTCGCGTACACGGTGCTCAGGCATCGGCTCTTCGACGTTCGCTTCGTCGTGAGCCGCGCGCTCGTATACGTGTTTATGACGTCGCTGGTCGTCGGCGCTATCGCACTCGTCGACTGGGCGTTTAGCCGCTGGCTGGCCGAATCACGCTTCGCGCTCCTCGCCGAGTTGGCGCTGGCGTTGCTTTTCGGCGTCATGCTGACACTGCTGCATCGGCGCATCGAGCACTTTCTCAACGGCGTCGTGTTCCGAACGCAATTGCTGGCGCTGCAGGCTCTGCGGCGTTTCGCGCAGGAGGTCGACCTGATTTCTGATCCGCACCGGCTCCTTTCGCAAACATACGAGGCGCTGCGCGTTCGCATCGAGTGCGACTACGCGGCGATTTATACTGCCGACGGCGCCTCGTTCGTTCTCGCTACGCCGCCGGAGCCTCACACGCCGATGGTGATGGCCGGCGACGATTTCGCCGTACTGCGCTTGCGCCGCTGGTCGGAGCCATTCGAGTGCGAGGATCCGGAACATCCGTTACGCGCGGCACTGTTCGTGCCGATGGTCGCGCGCATGCAGCTGGTCGGATTTATCGTGTGCGGGCCCAAGCGCGATCGAACGCACTACTTGCCCGACGAGATCGATACGCTGACGACCTTGGCGCATCGCGCGGGATCGGCGTATCTCTGGTTGACGTTGCGGCCGGACGAAACCGGCCGCGCCCTCCCGACGCTGCACCCCGAAGGCGGTTAA
- the ribH gene encoding 6,7-dimethyl-8-ribityllumazine synthase yields the protein MKPGEGNGKRSQPAPQCAGRRFAIVAAQFYRELTDWLIDGAQRALADCGVASEDIDLVEVPGCFELPLACRKLIDADRYDAVVALGVVIRGETPHFDFVAGECARGLMNVQLDAGVPIGFGVLTTENLAQAQERADPARGDKGYQAAIAAASLIDIPAKLPRAGFRS from the coding sequence GTGAAGCCGGGCGAGGGAAACGGGAAGCGTTCGCAACCGGCGCCGCAGTGCGCCGGCCGCCGTTTCGCGATCGTCGCAGCCCAGTTCTATCGCGAATTGACCGACTGGTTGATCGACGGGGCGCAACGTGCCTTGGCCGATTGCGGCGTCGCGAGCGAGGACATCGATCTGGTCGAGGTGCCGGGTTGTTTCGAATTGCCGCTGGCATGCCGCAAATTGATCGACGCCGACCGCTATGACGCCGTCGTGGCGCTGGGCGTGGTCATTCGCGGCGAAACGCCGCATTTCGATTTCGTCGCCGGCGAGTGCGCTCGCGGCCTGATGAACGTGCAGCTCGACGCCGGCGTTCCGATCGGCTTCGGCGTACTCACCACCGAGAATCTCGCGCAGGCGCAAGAACGCGCCGATCCCGCGCGCGGCGACAAGGGCTATCAGGCGGCGATCGCCGCGGCATCGCTGATCGATATCCCGGCGAAACTCCCACGCGCCGGCTTTCGCTCGTAG
- a CDS encoding bifunctional 3,4-dihydroxy-2-butanone-4-phosphate synthase/GTP cyclohydrolase II encodes MSEFAVSLNAALEAAGLSGAELAARAGITESAVSLLRAGRREPSYRTLQRLTAVLPELAPAPSERATPFDSIEDAIDDIRAGKMVVVLDDEDRENEGDLVMAAEKVTPGAINFMRKEAGGLICVPLSGRRLDELQIPQMVKDNTAVHETAFTVSVEARGLTTTGISAHDRAATIRKLLDPEASAADFLRPGHTFPLRAREGGVLVRAGQTEASVDLARLAGLYPAGVICEIMAEDGTMERLDGLRSYADRHGLRLITVKDLIAYRMRTEKLVKRIAEFNLPTTTGDWKGVAFETTIDGNTHVALVMGDISSGKDVLVRVHSECLTGDALHSIRCDCAAQRDGAMEMIAQEGRGVFLYLRQEGRGIGLANKLRAYELQDHGADTVEANLALGLPVDKRDYGIGSQILADLGIKELRLITNNPRKIFGLEGYGIKITGRVPMQTAPTVHNKRYMATKRAKLGHMLDETVAAS; translated from the coding sequence ATGAGCGAATTCGCCGTCTCCTTGAACGCCGCGCTCGAGGCGGCGGGGCTCTCCGGCGCCGAGCTGGCGGCACGGGCCGGCATCACCGAGTCGGCCGTCTCGCTGCTGCGCGCCGGGCGGCGCGAGCCCTCGTACCGCACGCTGCAGCGGCTCACCGCCGTCCTGCCCGAGCTTGCGCCCGCCCCGTCCGAACGAGCGACGCCGTTCGATTCGATCGAAGACGCGATCGACGATATCCGGGCCGGAAAGATGGTCGTCGTGCTCGACGACGAGGATCGCGAAAACGAAGGCGACCTCGTGATGGCGGCCGAGAAGGTCACGCCGGGCGCGATCAACTTCATGCGCAAGGAAGCGGGCGGCTTGATCTGCGTTCCGCTCTCCGGCCGGCGTCTTGACGAGTTGCAAATACCGCAGATGGTGAAAGACAACACCGCCGTTCACGAAACGGCATTTACCGTGTCGGTAGAAGCGCGCGGACTCACCACCACCGGCATTTCGGCACACGATCGCGCCGCGACGATCAGAAAGCTGCTCGATCCCGAGGCATCCGCAGCCGATTTCCTGCGCCCGGGGCATACGTTTCCGCTGCGCGCGCGCGAAGGCGGCGTGCTGGTGCGCGCGGGTCAAACCGAGGCCTCGGTCGATCTCGCGCGGCTGGCCGGGCTCTATCCGGCCGGCGTCATTTGCGAAATCATGGCCGAGGACGGAACGATGGAGCGCCTCGACGGGTTACGGAGCTATGCCGACCGCCACGGTCTGCGGCTCATCACCGTCAAGGATCTCATTGCATACCGTATGCGCACCGAAAAACTCGTCAAACGAATCGCTGAATTCAACCTGCCCACCACCACCGGAGACTGGAAAGGCGTCGCCTTCGAAACGACGATCGACGGCAATACGCACGTCGCGCTCGTCATGGGCGACATCAGCAGCGGCAAGGACGTGCTCGTGCGCGTTCACTCCGAATGTCTTACCGGCGATGCGCTGCACTCGATTCGCTGCGACTGCGCGGCGCAGCGCGACGGCGCGATGGAGATGATCGCCCAAGAGGGGCGCGGCGTCTTTCTGTATCTGCGGCAGGAAGGCCGCGGTATCGGGCTGGCCAACAAACTGCGCGCGTACGAGTTGCAGGATCACGGCGCCGACACCGTCGAGGCGAATCTCGCGCTCGGCCTGCCGGTCGACAAGCGCGACTACGGCATCGGCTCGCAGATTCTGGCCGACCTCGGGATCAAAGAACTGCGCTTGATCACCAACAACCCACGGAAGATCTTCGGGCTGGAAGGGTACGGCATCAAGATCACCGGTCGCGTGCCGATGCAGACCGCCCCGACCGTGCACAACAAGCGGTACATGGCGACGAAACGCGCGAAGCTCGGCCACATGTTGGATGAGACGGTCGCGGCGTCGTGA
- a CDS encoding SCO family protein, whose protein sequence is MVLPWVPTVVVGERLPADPVLVDQNGARLRWSRFKGEAFAVAFIYTRCREAAECPATSAKFAELQRELPPAAHLLEVTIDPAYDTPAVLRRYGEMFGENPARWTLATGDPQTVLSLAKRFNVLVAPGREPGQLEHGEAIAVFDAQERLVSLTAGNSWQPREILAELQSAGGQHASLLDRVTLSFRNFGVACGAALTLNDRWSRPLAALILIALFGLIAGTSFVLLRALRSL, encoded by the coding sequence ATGGTACTTCCATGGGTTCCGACGGTCGTGGTCGGCGAGCGTTTGCCGGCCGATCCGGTGCTGGTCGATCAGAACGGCGCGCGGCTGCGCTGGAGCCGCTTCAAAGGAGAAGCGTTCGCCGTTGCGTTCATCTACACGCGCTGTCGCGAGGCCGCCGAGTGTCCAGCGACCTCAGCCAAGTTCGCGGAGCTGCAGCGCGAACTTCCCCCGGCGGCCCATCTGCTCGAAGTTACGATCGACCCCGCGTACGACACGCCGGCCGTGCTGCGGCGCTACGGCGAGATGTTCGGCGAAAATCCCGCGCGCTGGACGCTCGCGACCGGTGATCCGCAAACCGTGCTGAGCTTGGCCAAACGATTCAACGTGCTCGTCGCGCCCGGGCGCGAACCCGGTCAGCTCGAACACGGGGAAGCGATCGCGGTCTTCGACGCGCAGGAACGGCTCGTCTCGCTCACGGCGGGCAACTCGTGGCAGCCGCGCGAGATCCTGGCCGAATTGCAGAGCGCCGGCGGGCAGCACGCGAGCCTGCTCGATCGGGTAACGCTCTCGTTTCGCAATTTCGGCGTGGCCTGCGGCGCCGCGCTCACGCTGAACGATCGCTGGTCGCGTCCGCTCGCCGCGCTGATTCTGATCGCGCTCTTTGGGCTGATCGCCGGAACGTCGTTCGTCTTGCTGCGCGCGCTGCGCAGCCTCTAG
- a CDS encoding type II toxin-antitoxin system VapC family toxin has protein sequence MATRYLLDTHVFLWSLFEPERLSSDARAVIANSSEELLLSAAAVWEISIEHGSGKLALPMEPAAFIPSRLEALRIKPLDMTMEHALAVSLLPRHHHDPFDLMMIAQAQLEGLTFITADSIAQRYPVRVLRAS, from the coding sequence GTGGCCACTCGATATCTTCTCGACACGCACGTCTTTTTGTGGAGTCTATTTGAGCCCGAGCGTCTGTCCAGCGATGCGCGCGCAGTGATCGCGAATTCTTCCGAGGAGCTGCTGCTTTCTGCCGCTGCAGTTTGGGAGATATCGATCGAGCACGGATCAGGTAAACTCGCACTTCCGATGGAGCCCGCTGCATTCATTCCTTCGCGGCTCGAGGCGCTGCGGATAAAGCCGCTCGACATGACGATGGAACATGCGTTGGCTGTATCATTGCTGCCGCGACATCATCACGACCCGTTCGACCTCATGATGATCGCACAGGCGCAACTCGAAGGGCTGACGTTTATAACGGCAGATTCGATCGCGCAGCGGTATCCGGTGCGAGTGTTGAGAGCGTCCTAG
- the mtnA gene encoding S-methyl-5-thioribose-1-phosphate isomerase — MPSHTPDEFVAVAFDGDELVYLDQRLLPHALERKRARTVDEIEAAIQTLAVRGAPAIGIFGAYGVALLRDAIANDEEFAAAARRVRDARPTAVNLAWAVDRVLAAADMHAEAQAIHREQIAIDAAIADAGLDLIPKGARILTHCNTGPLATAGGGTALGVIIAAQRAGKSPHVFVDETRPLLQGGRLTYFELADAGVDATLQVDAAAALAMARKHIDVVIVGADRIARNGDTANKIGTYGLAINAAHHGIPLYVAAPRSTFDFSLDSGASIHIEERAAREVTGFGEVPVAPADAHVYNPAFDVTPGHLITAFVTEYGVIRPPYHETIPSLELRPNASVLFS, encoded by the coding sequence ATGCCCAGCCACACACCCGACGAGTTCGTTGCCGTCGCGTTCGACGGCGACGAATTGGTCTATCTCGACCAGCGCTTGCTTCCGCACGCGCTCGAGCGCAAACGCGCGCGCACCGTCGACGAGATCGAAGCGGCGATTCAAACACTGGCCGTGCGCGGCGCTCCGGCGATCGGCATCTTCGGCGCGTACGGCGTCGCCCTGCTGCGCGACGCGATCGCGAACGACGAAGAGTTCGCTGCCGCGGCACGTCGAGTACGCGACGCGCGCCCGACCGCCGTCAACCTCGCCTGGGCGGTCGACCGCGTCCTCGCCGCGGCGGATATGCACGCTGAAGCGCAGGCCATCCACCGCGAGCAGATTGCCATCGACGCCGCCATCGCCGATGCCGGCCTCGACCTCATTCCCAAAGGCGCGCGCATCCTCACCCATTGCAACACCGGACCGCTCGCGACGGCCGGCGGCGGCACCGCGCTCGGCGTCATCATCGCAGCGCAGCGCGCCGGAAAGTCGCCGCACGTGTTCGTCGACGAGACGCGCCCGCTGCTGCAGGGCGGCCGGCTAACCTATTTCGAGCTGGCCGACGCGGGCGTCGATGCCACGTTGCAGGTCGATGCCGCGGCGGCGCTCGCGATGGCGCGAAAACACATCGATGTCGTGATCGTCGGGGCGGATCGGATCGCGCGCAACGGCGATACCGCAAACAAGATCGGAACCTACGGTCTTGCGATCAATGCTGCGCATCACGGGATTCCACTCTATGTAGCCGCGCCGCGCTCGACTTTCGATTTCAGCCTCGACTCCGGTGCGTCGATCCACATCGAAGAACGTGCGGCTCGCGAGGTTACCGGGTTCGGCGAGGTGCCGGTCGCGCCCGCCGACGCGCACGTCTACAATCCGGCCTTCGACGTCACGCCGGGCCACTTGATCACGGCGTTCGTCACCGAGTACGGCGTGATTCGTCCGCCCTATCACGAGACGATTCCGTCGCTCGAACTGCGCCCGAACGCGAGCGTCCTTTTCTCGTGA